AGAAAAACGGTGACTTACATGTCACGACTGTCCTCTTAGAAGCAGAGGACGGGATATTCAACTCCGTCCCGAATTTTACAATGGCCCAAAAGGTCAGCGCAGCATAAAACGTACAGAGAGCTTCGCTTGGATTTCTAGTACAGAAACGCAGTAAGTATCGCAACCCACAGTGGTTCATGGTAGAACGGTGCTCACTCGAATGTGAATCGAATCAGGAGGGCATTTAGCCGCCCAGCGTGCACAAGAATAGATCTTGCGCCAACCACGTCGTCGGATATTCTTGAGGAAAGCCACGAACGTGCATTAAGCTTGCTCTCCTCGGTCCCTGACTTACCTGCGGCGATCTTGACTTTGTCTAAGAACCCTGTCCACGTAAACTGTAGATGGCCAAGGTGAGACAGAGCTGAAATACTGACAAGAGGAGGGGTCGGTATATAGGACAGATAATGAAAGCAAACAGCGAGTTGATCGAGTAATTCCTGGGGATTACTATGACAGGTCAGAGATATTTCAAGGATTCCAGGGGGGACACTGAATGGGATTCCAGTACTGCCTGAAGTTTGCCGGGAACGTTAGTCGATAGAGTGACGGTTTCTCGAGGGATTGAGCCGGACAAAGTGAGTCCAGGGAAGAGGCATCGGAGCAAAGCCTGAGGGTTGTCGTTAGCAACGCGCGTGCAACTAATCAGGTATAACCTGCCTATAAAGCGTGTGCGCAATGATAGAAAGCCCAAACGGGTTCAGTGGCTGCGGCAGCTTGCCAATGGACAGCAGGCGCTTAAGAACGAGGCAGAAATCCGAGGAACCACTCGGTGATGGTGCAGAGTCACGATGCGTACGGGGCGAACGGGCTTCCCAATCATCTTCGTGCCAGGGCAGTGACATGTCAATTTCGTTAATTGAAAAATGGGGCGATATATTCAAAAGTGCAGATATCTGCATGTCATAGAGCTGGATATTCGGAAGGAATTAGccgaaaaggaaaacagTACACCTTTGGGCTACTTGTTACAGGTACGCTTACGTATATACCCCATCCCAATCGGCAACGTTCCTCGTCCTTTACACGTGCCCGCTCTACTTCTTCAGTAGATGCCAGGGCTCCGCGCCGTTCCAGCTCTCTGACAAAAGAAAACCCCGGGCGAAGAAGGTGCATTCGTCGAGCGGCCGTGACCAATCCACCACGACTGATTTCAGCGTGATGATAGAGCATCCGAGAGCCACAGAACAGTCCGAAGATAGACTGGAGCAACCAGGCCTGCACGACCGATGTATCAAACATGACTTGCCGGTCACTTTCTCTCAGGTAGATGATTGCTCTTCGGGACAACTCATTGAGGGTCACAGCAATTGGAGCCATCCCGTTTTTGGAGTACGTGGCCCCGATGGCTGCCATCGCTAACAATAAAACTGGACTGTGTTCGACTGATTGGAACGTCGAGCGGCAAAGAACCGGCAGTGTTTCATGAAAATGCCGAAAGTAGAGGTTGATGCAAATTGACAACGTGCGAGTTGACGGGAAAGCGGTCACGTCAACTGCTGGCCAATGCGCCTGATGAGCAGTGGTTATGAGTGACAGTATTGCTGCACGAGTGGAATTATCCACATGGTCCAGGTATGCCCCCTGCAAGCTTGGCTGAGGGCCTGAACAGGTGTTTACTTTGGAGATGTTCAATCGCTCATCGTCTTTGCTGGGTCTGTAGACATGTGGCTGGGTTGGGAGGAGTAAGCAATGTAATCTGCACTATGAATACATATGAATGCCTTACCCATGGGCTGTCGGCCGGCTGTGCGTCTCGTATTATCCGCGTACTCGGCACATCAGCCACTGCTCTCGCCATTCGATGCTCATCCGAGTTCGCATTTGTCAGGGAATGAGGCCAACACGCCGGCGGAGTATCAGGAGAAGCCCCATTGAGATCCGCGATCATATCAATACCCCCATCGCTATGGTTCCATCCTAGATAGCTTTCAAAGGGTTCTATCGGGAGATCGTAGAATTGACCAAAAGAGAGTAATTCAGACTCGTCTATAAATCCATGAGACTGGAGTAGGTCAACATCTGCATGGATGTGACTTACCAGGACCATGTGATGGAATAATCCCACTCAGGTTGCCTGCTAGTGGTGTGTAAtctgagaagaaggctggttgAGAAATATCGATGTTTGTACTGGACGTGCCCCTGCTACCGGGTTCCGGGCTAATGGCAGGACCCTCTGGTACCAACGATAGGGCTGGGTCAGTCTCTATTGCGGTCGTAGGTGTCGCGAACCCATTCGACTGGCTCAATGTTAGGGGAATAGGAGTTGTGCAGTCCCCTGTTCGATAAGAACATGACCTGTCTGAATGCAGACATCTTCGACATGTTGTACCAGGCTGTCCGTCACAACGAAGTTTGGAAGCGACACATGATTTGCTAACAAACTGTGAGAAAGCTGTCGAGTTAAAGGCCTCTCACATACCATGACACCTTCCGGGCTTTCCTGGTTGGATTGGAAGCCTCTCCATGGAGAGCAGCATGTCTTGTCATTACGTCTCTGGCATCCGCCATTTGTCAGCCGAGTCATCACTATGACACAGGGTCATTTATACCTTCGAGTGAAACGTTTTTGACAAACTGGACATTCATGTCGAGCGTCACCAGTATCTGTGGCAATCAGCGGTCTTCGCAATGGATTCGAAGGATAATCCAGCATGCTTACGGCTGCGCTCGTGTCGCTGCAGATGCTCTGCCTTTCCAAACGATCGGCGACAGTCATGCCAACTGCATGTGAAATTCCGCTTCATATTGCCTATAATTCCTGCCAGATCCCTTCGCTTCGAGAGGTAGCTGTGGGGTGAGGACGTGAGGTGCACGGGCGACGTTGTGATGTGTGGGAAAAGTCAAACTCGGTCCAGCAGTCAGATGATCCGCCGCTTAAATAAGGGcgtcttataatttattatttcaaATTGTTGCTTTCAAGAGTCCATTCTAAATTGATGTGTGTCTTATGTTATATTTTGAGTTATATCAAAGTTCGTATCCCAAAGtgttatatatttcttgaaCAGGAAGTGAAGGCAGGCACAAGCAGCTCCCATTCGCAGCAAACCCAGGGCAACTAACAACACATTCTGATATGAGCACTATATTTGTTGTCGGCTTCAAAATTCCAGCAATACCCTCTCATACGTTATGAGCTCTCCAAGACAGTTATCTCTaccttccctcctctccaacagcATACCCTAGTTCGTAGCCTCGCTGCTTGCCCCCGTTTCCCCTTCTTCGGCGTTCTCATACGGATACTTCTTCGTAAGAACCATGAGGAAGAACGCCGCCACAGCGGTAGCAAACATCAGCACAATAGTTACCGTAAATCCAGGCACGTACTCCGGTGCCGTGCTTGAAGGCCAGATGTAAGACCCGTACACGGATGAGAGATTGGCAAAAGCACTAGTAAAACATGCCGGTAAGCATGGACTACAATAAAATCGCACCACACAAGGGACATACTTCACAAAACCAATGGCCACAGCTCGCTTCTCAGCGGGCCGGGAGATAGTATTCGAGAGGTAGCTGAGGACCAGCGGGCTGCAACACCATATGCCAGAAGCGCCTGTGATATATCAGTTAATGAATCGGAAATATATCGTTGCTGGGACAGGACAAACCGAATGCCAGGAAAGTGTAACGCGCTTTGGGGTTGCTGACAGTGGCCACGATGATTAACGATATAGTGGACATAGTacccatggccatgatgtGTTTCGGCCGGTCATTGAAGTAATCTGAGGAGAAGCCACAAATGAGGACGATCACAAAGGCAACCATATCTAGGAAAGTAGGTCAGATAACATGAAATATACGGATTTGGATTATTGATCAGATCGTACAGATTGGGATCGTCATCTGAGGTGTAGAGAATTATACAATCAGCAGAAGTCAAGAGGCAACGGCCGAGAAAAACCTACATATTGGACATTTTCGCCCGTGTAATTCAAGGAAGACATCAATGTCGGCACAAAATATGTGATGGTACCAGCGCAAGTACAAAAGGTCTGTGCGGCAAGAAAAAGCCAGGTCCTAATTGACGCGATCCAGTCTCAGCCATGTTGTCCTCATATTAGGACACTTAGTGAATTACCTCCAGTCACGAATAGCAGAGAGGAAACTCTGCCAGTGAGAGATATCGCCAGCGCGGCTTGAGAtgctttcctcctccagtcgCCTGACGGCATACTCTCGCTCTTCTGGAGTGAGCCACTTAGTTGTAGCTGGGAAGTTAGGCAACACGGGTCTTGAAATTGCTTTAGCTAGAAGCTCGTGGATGAGGAAACATCGCTGACTTACATGGAAATTATGGCGAACCCGACTGTCATCAGACCCTCAACTGATAGCGTAAGTGTCAGCGTGGCAGTATGGATGATTGCCAGGTAAACCTACTCATGAACAGCCATTTCCAAGCTGGAAACGGTGGGCGATGCTGCATTGTTTTCAGTATTTCACCAGCTATAGAATGGGTT
This sequence is a window from Aspergillus puulaauensis MK2 DNA, chromosome 6, nearly complete sequence. Protein-coding genes within it:
- a CDS encoding uncharacterized protein (COG:S;~EggNog:ENOG410PNIE;~InterPro:IPR036236,IPR036864,IPR007219,IPR013087, IPR001138;~PFAM:PF04082;~go_function: GO:0000981 - DNA-binding transcription factor activity, RNA polymerase II-specific [Evidence IEA];~go_function: GO:0003677 - DNA binding [Evidence IEA];~go_function: GO:0008270 - zinc ion binding [Evidence IEA];~go_process: GO:0006351 - transcription, DNA-templated [Evidence IEA];~go_process: GO:0006355 - regulation of transcription, DNA-templated [Evidence IEA]); the protein is MKRNFTCSWHDCRRSFGKAEHLQRHERSHTGDARHECPVCQKRFTRRDVMTRHAALHGEASNPTRKARKVSCKSCVASKLRCDGQPGTTCRRCLHSDRSCSYRTGDCTTPIPLTLSQSNGFATPTTAIETDPALSLVPEGPAISPEPGSRGTSSTNIDISQPAFFSDYTPLAGNLSGIIPSHGPDESELLSFGQFYDLPIEPFESYLGWNHSDGGIDMIADLNGASPDTPPACWPHSLTNANSDEHRMARAVADVPSTRIIRDAQPADSPWPHVYRPSKDDERLNISKVNTCSGPQPSLQGAYLDHVDNSTRAAILSLITTAHQAHWPAVDVTAFPSTRTLSICINLYFRHFHETLPVLCRSTFQSVEHSPVLLLAMAAIGATYSKNGMAPIAVTLNELSRRAIIYLRESDRQVMFDTSVVQAWLLQSIFGLFCGSRMLYHHAEISRGGLVTAARRMHLLRPGFSFVRELERRGALASTEEVERARVKDEERCRLGWGIYLYDMQISALLNISPHFSINEIDMSLPWHEDDWEARSPRTHRDSAPSPSGSSDFCLVLKRLLSIGKLPQPLNPFGLSIIAHTLYRLCSDASSLDSLCPAQSLEKPSLYRLTFPANFRHNPQELLDQLAVCFHYLSYIPTPPLVSISALSHLGHLQFTWTGFLDKVKIAAGKSGTEESKLNARSWLSSRISDDVVGARSILVHAGRLNALLIRFTFENPSEALCTFYAALTFWAIVKFGTELNIPSSASKRTVVTWSDFDDVDEWIQSGGPISFQGLGNLAELSEAKILSTFSERLESMSWGISLHLRHVLTSLSKETV
- a CDS encoding uncharacterized protein (COG:G;~EggNog:ENOG410PJKB;~InterPro:IPR020846,IPR011701,IPR036259;~PFAM:PF07690;~TransMembrane:7 (o12-32i82-100o120-140i147-165o171-192i204-225o237-257i);~go_function: GO:0022857 - transmembrane transporter activity [Evidence IEA];~go_process: GO:0055085 - transmembrane transport [Evidence IEA]); its protein translation is MQHRPPFPAWKWLFMIEGLMTVGFAIISIPVLPNFPATTKWLTPEEREYAVRRLEEESISSRAGDISHWQSFLSAIRDWRTWLFLAAQTFCTCAGTITYFVPTLMSSLNYTGENVQYMTIPIYMVAFVIVLICGFSSDYFNDRPKHIMAMGTMSTISLIIVATVSNPKARYTFLAFGASGIWCCSPLVLSYLSNTISRPAEKRAVAIGFVNAFANLSSVYGSYIWPSSTAPEYVPGFTVTIVLMFATAVAAFFLMVLTKKYPYENAEEGETGASSEATN